A genomic stretch from Halichoerus grypus chromosome 5, mHalGry1.hap1.1, whole genome shotgun sequence includes:
- the FABP12 gene encoding fatty acid-binding protein 12 isoform X1 has product MGEISLDRMVDRLQGTWKSISCENFERYMKELGIGRASRKLACLARPTVTISTQEDLITIKTKSIFKNNEISFKLGEEFEETIPGGYKTKSVVTFDKDSLIQVQDWDGKENTIRRKLVDGKMVVESAVNNVICTRMYERVQTNSV; this is encoded by the exons atCAGTTTAGACAGAATGGTTGATCGGCTCCAAGGAACATGGAAATCCATTTCTTGtgaaaattttgaaagatatatgAAAGAGCTGG GAATAGGACGAGCCAGCAGGAAACTTGCCTGTCTGGCAAGACCCACTGTGACCATCAGTACACAGGAAGATCTGATCACTATAAAAACcaaaagcatctttaaaaataatgagatctcCTTTAAACTCGGAGAAGAGTTTGAGGAAACCATACCAGGGGGCTATAAAACCAAG AGTGTGGTAACCTTCGATAAGGACTCTTTGATTCAGGTTCAAGACTGGGATGGCAAAGAGAACACCATAAGGAGAAAGTTGGTGGATGGGAAAATGGTGGTG GAAAGTGCCGTGAACAATGTTATCTGCACTCGGATGTACGAGAGAGTACAAACAAACTCAGTCTGA
- the FABP12 gene encoding fatty acid-binding protein 12 isoform X2, whose translation MVDRLQGTWKSISCENFERYMKELGIGRASRKLACLARPTVTISTQEDLITIKTKSIFKNNEISFKLGEEFEETIPGGYKTKSVVTFDKDSLIQVQDWDGKENTIRRKLVDGKMVVESAVNNVICTRMYERVQTNSV comes from the exons ATGGTTGATCGGCTCCAAGGAACATGGAAATCCATTTCTTGtgaaaattttgaaagatatatgAAAGAGCTGG GAATAGGACGAGCCAGCAGGAAACTTGCCTGTCTGGCAAGACCCACTGTGACCATCAGTACACAGGAAGATCTGATCACTATAAAAACcaaaagcatctttaaaaataatgagatctcCTTTAAACTCGGAGAAGAGTTTGAGGAAACCATACCAGGGGGCTATAAAACCAAG AGTGTGGTAACCTTCGATAAGGACTCTTTGATTCAGGTTCAAGACTGGGATGGCAAAGAGAACACCATAAGGAGAAAGTTGGTGGATGGGAAAATGGTGGTG GAAAGTGCCGTGAACAATGTTATCTGCACTCGGATGTACGAGAGAGTACAAACAAACTCAGTCTGA